From Pseudarthrobacter equi, a single genomic window includes:
- a CDS encoding DNA recombination protein RmuC, giving the protein MDGFALILALFMLLAGALAGAAATYLVLRKNTNGVEADFDAVSARLSEVSAQFAAADAERRLLAAQNRELGEARSQDGSVLRALAPVAEKLTAVQQQVALLERDRVEQYGQLAQQLQEARLSDEQLMRSTHALESALRSNSARGQWGEVQLRRVVEAAGMLRHVDFVEQVHSAGGDSAVRPDLVVQLPGEKILVVDAKVPLSAYLEAQEMGASAASFTQHSEARQAPQSVSDRRSQQALLAAHAKALRAHVDALGNKRYWDIPGNSPELVVCFIPAESILAAALEADASLLDHALSKNVVLASPGTLLAVLKSVAFTWRQDVLTDNARELFDLARQLYDRMGTLGENVTKLGSSLKTSVDRYNSLVGTLEARVLPTARKLNTLDEAGLASPAPVEVTPRALSAPELQQDEAAA; this is encoded by the coding sequence ATGGATGGATTTGCCTTGATTCTTGCCCTCTTCATGCTTCTTGCCGGTGCCCTGGCCGGTGCGGCCGCCACCTACTTAGTGCTGCGGAAGAACACCAACGGCGTGGAAGCTGACTTTGACGCCGTGTCCGCCCGGCTGTCGGAGGTTAGCGCACAGTTTGCAGCGGCCGACGCCGAACGCCGGCTTTTGGCGGCACAGAACCGCGAGCTGGGTGAGGCCAGGTCGCAGGACGGCAGCGTGCTGCGCGCCCTTGCCCCGGTGGCGGAGAAGCTCACGGCAGTCCAGCAGCAAGTGGCGCTGCTGGAACGGGACCGCGTGGAACAATACGGCCAGCTTGCCCAGCAACTCCAGGAAGCGCGCCTCTCCGACGAACAGCTGATGCGCTCCACGCATGCGCTGGAATCGGCCCTCAGGTCCAACAGCGCAAGGGGCCAGTGGGGTGAAGTCCAGCTGCGGCGCGTGGTGGAGGCTGCCGGCATGCTCCGCCACGTTGATTTCGTGGAGCAGGTCCACAGCGCGGGCGGCGACTCCGCAGTCCGTCCCGACCTTGTAGTCCAGCTTCCCGGCGAGAAGATCCTGGTGGTGGACGCCAAGGTCCCCTTGTCCGCCTACCTCGAAGCACAGGAGATGGGCGCTTCAGCGGCAAGCTTCACGCAGCATTCCGAGGCGCGGCAGGCACCCCAGTCGGTCTCCGACCGCCGTTCACAGCAGGCGCTCCTGGCTGCCCACGCAAAGGCGCTGAGGGCCCATGTGGATGCTCTGGGCAACAAGAGGTACTGGGACATTCCGGGGAACTCCCCCGAACTGGTGGTCTGCTTCATCCCTGCGGAATCGATTCTTGCGGCTGCCCTTGAAGCCGACGCGTCGCTCCTGGACCACGCGCTGTCCAAGAACGTCGTCCTGGCCTCTCCGGGGACCCTGCTTGCCGTGCTGAAGTCGGTGGCGTTCACGTGGCGGCAGGACGTCCTGACCGACAATGCGCGGGAACTGTTTGACCTCGCCCGGCAACTCTACGACCGGATGGGAACCCTGGGCGAGAACGTCACCAAGCTGGGGTCATCGCTGAAGACGTCGGTCGACCGCTACAACTCCCTGGTGGGGACGCTGGAAGCCCGAGTGCTGCCCACGGCCCGCAAGCTGAACACCTTGGACGAAGCGGGCCTGGCCTCCCCGGCACCCGTGGAGGTCACACCCCGCGCGCTTTCAGCCCCCGAGCTCCAGCAGGACGAGGCTGCCGCGTAG